One genomic window of Cannabis sativa cultivar Pink pepper isolate KNU-18-1 chromosome 2, ASM2916894v1, whole genome shotgun sequence includes the following:
- the LOC115718974 gene encoding internal alternative NAD(P)H-ubiquinone oxidoreductase A1, mitochondrial: MAWLKSLIQLTVTKSSSIRARKTNPFPLPSLALIAQFSTAPTNETPRVTPYSGLGPAKPGEKPRVVVLGSGWAGCRLMKGLDTSIYDVVCVSPRNHMVFTPLLASTCVGTLEFRSVAEPIGRIQPAISREPGSYFFLSKCVGIDTDKHVVECETVTDGAESLDPWKFNISYDKLVIALGAEASTFGINGVTEHAIFLREVYHAQEIRRKLLLNLMLSDIPGVSEAEKSRLLHCVVVGGGPTGVEFSGELSDFITRDVRQRYSHVKNYIHVTLIEANEILSSFDDRLRHYATKQLTKSGVRLVRGVVKDVKAQKLILDDGTEVPYGLLVWSTGVGPSPFIKSLDLPKATGGRIGVDEWLRVPSVEDVFSIGDCSGFLESTGRPTLPALAQVAERQGKYLANLLNRIGKAGGGPADRAKDIEFGEQFVYKHLGSMATIGRYKALVDLRQSKEAKGLSLAGFPSWFIWRSAYLTRVISWRNRFYVAINWATTFVFGRDISRI; the protein is encoded by the exons ATGGCCTGGTTGAAGAGCCTAATCCAACTCACAGTCACCAAATCCTCGTCCATTAGAGCTAGAAAAACAAACCCATTTCCCTTGCCATCGCTCGCTTTGATAGCACaattcagcacagctccgaccAACGAGACTCCACGAGTCACTCCTTATTCGGGATTGGGGCCCGCCAAGCCAGGTGAGAAGCCGAGGGTCGTGGTTCTGGGATCCGGATGGGCTGGTTGCAGACTCATGAAGGGTTTGGACACCAGTATTTACGACGTCGTTTGCGTCTCGCCTAGGAACCATATGGTGTTCACGCCTCTTTTGGCCTCCACCTGTGTTGGGACGCTTGAGTTTAGGTCCGTGGCTGAACCCATTGGGAGGATCCAACCCGCCATTTCTCGGGAACCCGGATCATACTTCTTCCTCTCGAAATGTGTCGGCATCGATACTGATAAACATGTG GTGGAATGTGAGACAGTTACCGATGGAGCAGAATCTTTGGATCCTTGGAAATTCAATATTTCATACGACAAGTTGGTTATTGCATTAGGTGCAGAGGCCTCAACTTTTGGAATCAATGGTGTAACAGAACACGCAATTTTTCTTCGTGAAGTTTACCATGCCCAAGAGATTCGTAGGAAGCTGCTACTGAATTTAATGCTGTCAGACATACCTG GGGTTTCAGAAGCAGAGAAGTCAAGACTTCTGCACTGTGTTGTTGTAGGAGGTGGTCCCACCGGAGTTGAGTTCAGTGGAGAACTTAGTGATTTTATCACGAGAGATGTTCGACAGCGATATTCCCATgtgaaaaattatattcatgtTACCTTAATTGAG GCAAACGAAATATTGTCTTCATTTGATGATCGACTCCGGCATTATGCAACCAAGCAGTTGACAAag TCAGGAGTTCGTCTTGTCCGTGGGGTTGTCAAGGATGTCAAAGCTCAAAAATTAATTCTTGATGATGGCACAGAGGTTCCTTATGGGCTGTTAGTATGGTCTACAGGTGTTGGTCCATCGCCTTTTATAAAATCCCTTGACCTTCCAAAAGCTACGGGTGGAAG GATTGGTGTCGATGAGTGGCTGCGTGTTCCTTCTGTGGAGGACGTATTTTCGATAGGAGACTGCAGTGGCTTTCTTGAAAGTACTGGAAGACCAACCCTTCCAGCTTTAGCCCAG GTTGCAGAGCGTCAAGGAAAATACTTGGCAAATCTCTTGAACAGAATCGGTAAAGCTGGTGGAGGTCCTGCAGACAGAGCGAAGGACATCGAATTCGGGGAGCAATTTGTTTACAAGCATTTAGGAAGCATGGCCACTATCGGCAGATACAAGGCTCTTGTGGACCTTAGACAGAGCAAG GAGGCAAAAGGTTTATCTCTTGCTGGATTCCCGAGTTGGTTTATATGGCGCTCTGCTTATCTAACGAGGGTGATAAGCTGGAGGAATAGATTCTACGTTGCAATCAACTGGGCTACCACTTTTGTGTTTGGCCGTGATATCAGCAGAATATAA